The Sesamum indicum cultivar Zhongzhi No. 13 linkage group LG9, S_indicum_v1.0, whole genome shotgun sequence genome segment GTCCCATTCTATATAGCCCAAAATTCAAAGGAACATGCTAATTACCCCTGGCAACATACCTCACTGAACCAAAAACATTATAAGATTTCAGTCTTAAAACAAACTCCCCAAAATATCCACTCAAATTTCTAAGGTGactgaaaaaacataaattgagatctgaaagcaaaaaaatagcaaattaccatatCTAGCCCAAAGCTGAGGCTCGATACCAGTGGCCTCACGGATCAAAATAGGAAGCTTAGGGTTTTTCGTCTTCAGATCCTTGTAATTATTCTCAATGAAAGCTCTGccaaaaataacaacaaaaaacaattaaaatagaCAAACAAATGGGttcataaatttgaaatcaaaagcaattagAACGAACCTAGTAGAAGAGCTGGAAGGAGAATTAGGAGAGAGTAGAATGCGAAGCTCCTTGAGATTTCGAGAAAGCTGACCCCTCCACGCCATTGTTGAACTTCTCTGCCTCCGCCTGTGTATcgtttttcttctcttgttaCAGAGGAATATAGGGGTAAATTAAATGGAAGATCTTTACTATAGCACTCCTTCCACTTTTGATGAATCTCGTTTTACTCCCTGTGTATTACTTTATATTGGCATAATTACAGTTTCCTACTCTAAAATTTGCTTAATTACAAATAGATCctgaaaactttaaaaaattaaatctaaaacttCTAACATTTATTAGACTGATCGATATAAAATCAGAAGAAAGTCTCAATTTTTCACCTTATTAGGGTTCCAAAAAGGGTACATAAATGTCCTATTATGTTTGGATACACCTATCCTAtcagttattgtaattttatacgTAACTTTGATCATTTGTTGTACTTTggatatcattatttttaattaaaatttacaaaataatatttttaagatagTGTGATTTTTTCGAATTTCCTCTAGGGTTTatccaattatatttatatctgttaaaattttaatgttttaaatttgaaaaaaacaaagtgaatTTAAGTTCAACAATATCAATAAGTTCCATTTCGAATAacttaaatcaaaattaatatttaaattaatttcttatattatattttttattacttcgTAAAACTAATGAGTATTGTCATTTTATTACCACAATAATATGAACAATCAAATAGTTGTTGCATTAATAAATGgttaaaatgcataaaattttcctatattttaaaagtccGTTAAAACTCCCCCATCTTAAAAATAGGCGAAAAATCCTTCTCTGTTTTATTAGACGTAGTTCAATCGCCCTTTTTCGTTAAATCTAACTAAcgattttaacttttttataaaataattggttatacccttatttaatatatattatttgttatttgaatGATTGTTGGAccttctttaattaaataatgatcCTTAGATTTGGGCGACGTCGTCGTCGCTCTGCTGTAAGGCCGCAACCCccatttttttagttaaaaataattttaaatatctaattaattaaggatagttttagattttttgaatttttaactaactaaaaatgacattatttaaatttaaaataaatggttgaaatattttttattataattaaaggaaaattttaaatttcaactttattaattataaaaattatttaaatttaatttgtttagatatttttaattagataataattaaacttttaatattatataatgtttacaattattaacatttataaattttgagatattttaaatttaaaaaataaatttactatatcaatttttatactcttatttaaatttaatatttcaatttaaaatataaaacttcaaaaaacattatataattcttttcatatttttaagtaaatatatttaagaagttatttaattttgtagatagatgaaaatacaaaaaaaaaatcactcaaaacagtaaaaaaaaatgtatatgtgAAATATGTAATCATCATGGGagtatttttatcaaaatcatcaaaaaataaagtcacGAATAGCTAAAAAACACTCCAAATGCACAAGAAGCATGTGTAATGCACCTTCTATTAAGTACTAACGAAAGGagtattttttgttgagttttacaaaatatagagATGTTTTAacctatttaaaaaatataggaagtttttagttatttcaacaaaacatCGAGGTAAGATGTATTTTAGccattaataaattatagggaGTCTGAccttaaaattacaaaatttcaagTGATACAATTGTAATGTGACGAATTTTGGAGGACattcttgtaatttgaaaaaaatacggAAAAAATGTGTGTACTTTTAGTATTAGGAAGGTACATACAATTTCATATTGGACGAAATTTACCAATAACTAAATCAAATACTAAAGGGTATATGTGTAATCTTAGACACAATCTATGTTaccctattaattaatataatcaaccTGATATACAAACGTCCCAATATTTCctactctatatatatatattcttttttcaatttctcacATTTGGATAGATAGTACACGGTTTACTTTTTACAGTGTGtgatttattacataatactTAAATATGTTTAAACGAAACAAATAATCGTGGAATTTAAGGTTGTGAGGTATCAACCATACTAATTGAATAAGGCCTCATTGGCAAGCTAGTACAAGATTTAGAATTGCAAATTTTTCTGCAAGAAAAACTCTGATGACACTTGAATGAGAGGAAAGTATTTAAAACAATCCCTATCCACCCTGAGATGATCTGATCTGTCTATGCTCTATACATACCTGCATTCTTGGGGCTCAGCTTACTGCATAACATTTCAATGCATAAACAAGTCCTGCTCATATTCAACTCATGCATAAATACACTGATGCAGACTGCCACTGAATAGCCAAATAGTGAAGCGGCACAATGCTGGTTGATAGTGCTGAAGATAGAGCGATGAGAATGAAACAACTCCAACCATTTCAGTGTTTAATCTGCATACTAGTTTACACAGAGCCAAAGACAAAGGACAATTGTGAAGCAAGTATGTTCTACAAGACCGACTACACAGATTAAATCTTCTTCGCAATCTTCATTAGATGAAAGCCAAAAGTGGAAGCGGAGAGGGATTATAGATATAGGAAAGACGTTAATTCTGTAACTGTTGATGCGTTTGTCCAACAAACGAATGTCTGGCAGTGATCTGAATATGGTCTGCATCTATGGTAAATCCTACAACCAAGGTAAAGTCAGAATATGTCTTTCTCAGAGAAACTATGTATAGAAATTATAAAGCATGAGATCGTCAGATGTGTCTGCCATGGATAACACAAGTAATGAAATGGTGAAGGAGATAAAAACAGAGGATGAATATTACTTTTGGGACTAATGAAGCAAGAGTGTAAAATGATGCCATTTTGTAAGAATCTAGGGGCTCATGTGCAGCAGGCTACGGGTCAGCAAATTGGATAGTGATAAGCTACCCAGTTGTTGGAATTAACGAGGgacaatgatgatgatgatgatgatgagaataTAATGAAATATCGTCAATTTCATAGTTATCTCGACTACGTTGTTTATGTAGAGACATGAAAAAGTACCAGACATGAATCAAGGAGGACACtactcaattttattgactcttcttcctctttacCTCACCTCCCCCTTGCCTCAATATCTTGCATTTATTAGGAGATTCAAGAGGCAAAAATGATAATAGACCTAATGTAGTTCAAAGTAGCAGTATTGGCAATAATATGGGTAGACATTATTCCAAGAAGGCAGCAAACACTGAACAGAAGGAGAATAAGGAAAGTTCGTCAGTGAAGCCACAGGATATTGAATTTAATCCAGTGACAATGTCCTGGAAGAATCTAGAAGCACAGAAAGGAACACACGGCAGGTTGCTAATAGCCAAGCATGCAAGTCCAATTATCAACATTAATAATCAGATTATGATCAACCATTAACAGatattgtattatttcttGTAAGTGAATTGGTCATCTATGGAAAAGCAAGCACCAGGTGGTCAAGCATAATCATACCTGAAAGTTCCCTCTCATCTCTTCAGCTTCCCATCAACCTCATTTCTCATTTCCGGAAGTTGCTTTACCCTTTAAAATCAGGAAAAATCTCtcaaatgattatattttaaagctcGATGAAATCAGGGTTCTTAGgaagtaaaaacaaaagaaactaACTAAACGGACTAAGCTATTGAAACCAGAGAAAACGGTAAATCTAGTTGCTTAAGACTGAGTTGAATAAACGTAAACTGTAAACTGACCTTTATAAACACTAAAtaggaaacaaaattaaagaacatAACTGTAAAGATTCCATAGTTaaagaaacatgaaaaagTAAATCTAAGATCATAAacttaattcattaatatacaaaaccgCAATAATGTATAGGATTATCCATGACAAAGGGGGCCAGATCGCTCCCTGTATTTGAATTGCCATCAGGATTCCATATTCAagcctttcaaaagtttatctatatttattaacatttttttttttctcccgATTACAAGCACGTTGTAGACTGTCATAACAGAATCATTTAATACCATGATCTTcttaatttactatatttagGTTTGATATGAAATGTTTCCTTTACTTTTCAGGATAGTTTACCTTCTGCAATCCAAGCCTACAGTCCAAGTTCCATATCATTCAACCGTGCATTTCCTATGCCCAGTTGCTAACATAAAGTATGTGGGCCGAAAGCTTGATCAAGTTAATGCAAGGTTTTTAAACACAAGTGAAACTATCTGCTAATATAATACAAACAGTgaattgaaggaaaaaacaaaatatttttgaattacgAGACCATGAAAATCCACTCATCTATTATTCATCTGGGCAATAATTTCCCAAGAGTTCATTACCCTTACTCTGATCATCCCCCTAAATAACACTTTAGAATTTGGTGAGGAGTGGCAAGATGCTATATGAACTATGAAGCAGCCAGTTTCAATTGGCATTGCTAACAAATAACAACTAGTCTGCGAAGCAGCAAATAGCTATCATTTTCTACCAGCAAATCGGTGACCGTAAAAATGCATTGTTAAGGCAGGAAACATGGGGTGCCAATGagaatgtgaaaaaaaatccaaacttGATTTTCACATACCGAGCAAGTGAGATTCAGAGCAAGAAAGAGGGAAAACAAAGgtttattaactaataaagtAACAGCAAATGGTTGAGAGTGGCAGACCTGACTGCCTTGCCGTTCCCTTCTATAAGCATAATGAATGTGGATATTTCTGCCGTCCAGCAACTACAAAAGCATACAACAAGCAGAAAAGAATTACTAATGATGCTCAAGAAATACATATAGGCATGTAACAAAATGCATAGCTGAATACTTGAACATACCCGACCATCCATTTCCTTTAAGGCTTTGTTTGCCGCCATCTCAGAAGAGTAATGCACAAATCCATATCCTCTTGATTTCCCACTTACACGGTCACATATCACCTTAACTGCTAAGCATATGAATCCATTTCACATTCCAAAATAATCACCAATATGTCAAAAGGTAACATAATAGCCTAGTGCCTACCTTCAATTACTTCACCATATTCCTCAAACGCACCCTTCAAAACACTTTCATTGGTATCATAAGAAAGCCCTGGAGATAGCAGTGTTTCCTTTTAATTCAGTGACAACGATCTGAAAGTtgtaatatacatacataaaattatttaaagaaaaacgAATTTTTGAACCCATTATTGTGTATTAGGTACTTGATGCCAATTAAGGCACTAGAAAACTGAAGCTGTGGCTGGAAGATGAGATTAAAGTGGAAATTCTGGTGAATTCAGCAGTTCAAggtagaaaaaagaaaggagtcagataaagagaaagaagaaagatcgGGATTAAAGAAAGCACAGTAGTCACACAAAGGCACAAAAGCTTCATGGAAAAAATAGGGAAGACAAGTACGATTCGTTACCTTCAATCTAAAGGGTATAATCTTTCAACATTGGAATTCAACAGAAATCGAATCTGATTTTCCAAGTGTCTTGGAAACATAATTCTATCTTGCGAAATCCAATTATAAGAGCTACTCCAACTATGCAGTTAGTTCAAATTTAGAATCTAACAAGCTGCTAAGAATTTCAGCCTTTCACAGGGCATTTAATGTACAAGTACTGAGGAATGTCATTCATTGATTACGGCAGGAAAATTAATCAGTTTCCTAAGCCATAAGTAAAATGTTAAAAACTCACTTTGTTCCTATGCTGAGCATCAAAATAGCACCATGCTTTAATGAACTTGGAACTAGTGGATCTGAGATCAACTTCAAGCAATTTTTATCATGCATCATACAGAAAAGCTACTAAACAACTATCGATATTTTCAAACACGTATAACAATCTCCTACTTTGAACGTCAAAAAGTTTCTGTCTCCCATTCGAGCATTTTATCGAACAGGCAAGAGAACCACAATTAAGAACCAATCATCAATTCAGCAAACCCTTTGCTCTCATTTGCGTTAAGGATTAGAAACCTAGTATTTCAGGACGCGCATTGCCCATTTGCAGATGTATGTGCAGGGAGGGAGAGAGataatatagatagatagatagatagatagatagatagatagatagatatatatatatatatagagagagagagagagaaagaccTCCAACAAAAAGTCCCGAGCAAGACTGCCGCCATGTAAGCCATCTATGAGGGGGAGATTTGAAGGCGGAATAAACCCTATTCAGGGCATGCATCTGCATCGGTGAAGATTCGAGCAAAGCGAGAGTAATGAGAACTTTGCGAAGTGTTTCTCTCCACTAGAAAATACTTGAGCTCTGCATACGCAGCTTTAATAGTATGAACAATGTTCATATGGACACATATCATGCACCATTTTTCATGCTTCTCTGTATATAATTCTTCAGCAGCAAAACCCTAAAATGAAGCAAACTAAAAGCGCCATAACGAAAGAGAACCGAGAGTTCAGGTTTGAAACTAAACGATGATTGAGGTGATTTCAGTGGACATCTAAATGACACCCACCTCAAAACCTAATTTCAgtagtcatttataataattaaagcgCTCGAGTTAATATTCGTAGCACAATGCAGCCAAAGATTCCCTCATTGAACCCTAATTCTACCAAACTAATCTCAAAGACCCAAAGTCGAAGCAAGGAATTAGGAAAAATAACAAGAGTAAAGGAAGACGAAAATGTGGTTTAATCAACTGGATTCACACTCCACATTGGCCCTAAACACAGAATTACAACCTTACATTtctctttccttccaaatctACTGAGAGCAGTCTCTCTAAGCCACACCCATTTGAATCTACTGAGAGCAGTCTATTTAAgccaaaaattacacaaaagaGATAAAAGCTTTGTGATTCACATCCATTTGTAACTAAGAAGCAGCCGCCTTCGGTGACTTGCCAGCCTTGGACGGCGACTTGGGCTCCTTGGTAGCCTTATCTCCCCCTGTTTTCTTCGGCAACAGCACCGGATTGATGTTCGGAAGCACACCACCATGAGCAATGGTCACACCCTGCAGCAGCTTCCCAAGCTCCTCGTCGTTCCTCACAGCCAAGAGCACATGCCTCGGTATAATCCTGTTCTTCTTGTTATCTCGCGCCGCGTTTCCAGCCAACTCCAGTACCTGTAATTGAAAACATTTCCAAAAATCACGACTCGAGACCTAGAATCATTAACATAAAGAATCTTACCAATGTAGATCCGAAAGAGGGCTCTTCTTTTACAATACCTCAGCAGCTAAATACTCGAGAACGGCAGCCATGTAAACCGGAGCTCCGGTGCCAACCCGCTGGGCATACCGTCCTTTCTTTAAGTAACGTCCGATTCTACCAACAGGGAACTGCAGACCAGCCCTGACAGACCTGGAAACAGGCTTCTTCTTCGGGCCGCCGCCCTTTCTTCCTCCAGCGCCCTTCTTCACTTTTCCGGCGGCGTCCATGAAACGATTATTCAGCCCTTGAGACTAGGGGTACAGAGAGAGGCAAAATGGTAACTACAACTGGGAGAGGAGAGAGTATCTCCCTGGCGGAACGGCTGTTTCGGAATGACGAGTGATGAAATGGGGCTGTCTTTATACAGTGGTGATGCTGGCATCTGGCTTGAAGGGTGGAGTAATGCCGGCCGTCGATTCAAGCTCAATCCATGTTAGGTGAAATAAACCAATAGGAAGCGAGTTctggaatttaaatttttgggttAAGGAATTTTTTGGTTCGCTTTTTCCCGCCTGGAAATTCATctttacttttgaaaatgtgggtttttttttatttttagaaaaaaaagaaaaaagcactgaaaataatatattttgctcacaataattttataaatactaacGATTAAAACACATTTGATGCGGGtgtatagtaaatttttattatatttatcaattgaatgagaagaataaattaaaataaggaattgatcaaaattaatcaaatgaattaactttaaatgtCGCATTATGTTGTTTGAATGTAATTAATGCATAGCTGTGAAATGAAGCCCCAACATATTTGTAGAAGTCCATTTCTCAACTCGCACGATCAACGCATGGATTGGCTTTCTATTGAATGAGTTGGGGATTCATGATTAACAACTCGAATTATCACATCAGGCATGTTAGATTActaaaaaatcttatatatttttattttattttttattgttttaacaTTTCATATTTGTTTTAGGTCAAATTTTTCTTATGGCACTTTTTACTATTTACCCTTCTCGCTATTGATTATCCTATTTGACCCTAATTGCCTTAGTAGTATGAAAATGTCAGTAGTCTTCCCCCATCATGTTCTTCTTCCTTTGAACAAGTTCACTTAGTTTTGCAACTTGAAGTTGATTTAAATCCCTGTTTTGTGGTTCATTCCCACGCCAATATGAGTTGCAAAACAAGTCGAGGCATGGAAAATAACAACTGattagaattaaatttgagGTTCGCtcctattaattttagtaagaACAAAAACGCAACCCAACCCAACCCGTCATGCTTCTAGTTGATCAAAAATCCACCCACCCCTGCccttcatttcaatttttgaaatttaacatCAAACCAACCAGAATCCAGACTCGATAGATTTAATTcgtaaattttgaatatttcttcttttttttctttaattttttaatatttaaacttCAATAAGCCATATAATATAGGAAATACACAACTACAATCGACTGACAATGATTTACCTAAATTTAGCAAGTATTATAGTTGATCACCTACTAATTTAATGGTGAGTTTAATGACTTTTATAGTATGTAAACTTGAATCGGCAACATAATTAGGACAGACCTACATGAAagctaattaattttgatttagaCACCAAAAATTGTTCCTCCACTTCGCAAAATGTCAATTATGGCAATAAATTTGCATTAATTAAGAAGAACTGTAGAAAGTTTGTTGCAATTTTAGAGGAGAACAATAATGAATCTATTTATGCACCTGTTTATTCTAActctttaaagaaaaaaattattgtttattggcACTGTACTTTTTCCATAATAGCACAATTAGAACCCTAAAAACGGCCCCATTTGCAAAGTGTCGTATTATTTGGGTAAAATAATGtgtttatttaaatacaaatttaacgatttaatttaaaaagtcgtaattttttttataaatatattttttggatataatactatttatttaatgacaCATTTCTAATAGACTCtcgtaaaatttattaaaattttaaatactcaataattatttgaaaattgtaaatacCCTTGTAGAATTAACGATTGTCTAATAAATTACCTCAATAGAATGAATTATAATGGGAGCGTATTTGTTagagaattattattttttaagaaatatttatattttttaaataataaaaaatatttatatttataataaataaagttcatcgtaatttattttttttaaagaaaaagaattatctattaatatttgacataaaCGGTTACGTTTACCCCGTCAAAAACTAGCATGTAATGAAGTTGAACAAACCGACTTCCTAAAGAGTAAAGAGTGGAGGTGGTAATATAAGGGGGAGTCTTGCAAAAGGACAATTTAGCCAAGCAAGCAACTAAACTACAAAAGGCGAAGCGGAGCGTTTCAGGGGCACGCTCGACATTTCAACTGATTCCCTTCCTCCTATATTTGCTTTTCTGCAAACGGAGTCATTGGTAGTCTCATCTTTCTCTCTCCCCTAAATATCTACCACCAAAAGAAGCTGCGTACTTTTGCAGACctaaattttctctttccGGATTCTTGTCAAAACCTCCTCGATCTTCTCCGATCAATCCTCGTTACCATGGTAATGATTCTTggcttatttttttctttgaacttTTCTATCCTTATgctatcttaattttttcattttttgtcgTTTACGTCAGAATGATTGTCCAGTTGATTAGTggtacctttttttttgttttttttttgttttcttatgtCCGATTTATGATTTGTTGTATGTGGGATGAAGAGAGcagaaattacaattattttggtAGCTGGATTTGAATGAGCTTCTTTGtttatccctttttttttcattcgtTTAGATTCTTAGATCTGAATTTCTAGTAGTTTTGATTGTGTATTAGGAATTTTGCATTGGTTACAGTATTTCTAGGCCGATCTTGGATTGGCTGACTTGCGAATTTTGTTCCTCAGGCTATTGTAGTGTTTAGTTAATTAGGATTCAATTTCGTGACCTTTTGGCCGAAATTAAATAGGTGAATCAGCTGGGTGCTAAGTTAAATAAACGATATGGGTCTGATATCAGTAgtttgtttttgaattttaggaaaatataatgtttacatctttcttttcctttgtaatttagttgttttatcCAAGATCTCCTAGATGATGCGACatgaataattgaattaattgagaCGAATCATCTGAAATTTTCTTTGCCCGTTCTTTTGGCAATATAACCAACTTGGACTTTTTCCTCCTGATGTGTAATCCCAGTATCTGTATAGTTCCAATATGGGTTTAAACACATGACCTTCCTACGATTGTAATCATAGAACTCCAACTATGCACATGAGAATGCTCTCGTTACCACTATGGCATACTCACTAAAATTGACCGGTCCTAAGCAATTAAGTACTTCCTTAATTACTTCCATTCGATGAATCAATTTTAGCAAGTGGATCATTCATTTTATGCCAAAAGATAATGGGCCATAACATTCTCATTTGTTGATTCACATAAAACTTTTAtgtcaatttaaattacaataagtaTGTGGAGACATTACATACATTTCAGATAATTTAACTTCATTATGCAATTATATTACAGAAATTCCACTTggaatgtatttttcttccaGTGATATCACGTCTTGAGCATTTATTTGATCCATCTTGATCTTGCTTGTAAGATGCTACATTTGTGTAATGGAATGGTTCAGCTAGAAAATGCAACAAGAATGGTTCAGAAACATGTCTAGTTTTTCTTCCCGACCTGGAAAATTAGTGGATCTCTGACACTTTTACATGGATCATGATATTGATTGCCATTAAATGATAGTACTCCAGAAGGTTTTTGATTCTCttgatttcaatattttccttGTTTTGTAAACtctgaacttatttgttatgtaTAGGCCAACGCAGCATCAGGAATGGCAGTGCACGATGACTGCAAACTGAAGTTTATGGAGTTGAAAGCTAAACGGACGCACCGCTTCATAGTATTCAAGATTGAGGAGAAGCAAAAGCAGGTTATGGTGGAAAAGCTTGGTGAACCATCTGAAACTTATGACGACTCCCAAAGAGCAGGATTTTTTTCGTTGCGTGGTAATTTCCCTTCCTGGTGACATCAGTTATTGCTAGTCTCCAGTCTTTGTGTACATTGTCTCATCTGACTATGTTGTGTATCAAATCTCTCTGCTAAGGTCCCCTGACACTGCAAGGGTGCGGAACAAAATGATCTATGCCAGCTCCAAGGACAGGTTTAAGAGGGAATTAGATGGCATTCAGATAGAGCTGCAAGCAACTGATCCATCTGAGATGGGTCTTGATGTCTTCAAAAGTCGTGCCAATTAAATCTCAGGAGTTTCAGCAAAGCATGTTCCAAGCTTTGCTTTCCTTGAGAGAAATGTTAATAGTTTGTTGAACATTGGTACTTGGCCAAGCTATGATATTCCTATGTTGTCAAAGTTTTATTTCTCTGGTAACGACTTCATCTCTAGAACAAATTCTGTGGTTTTGATCTTACTCAACTATTTTTCGGGTgtggaatttattttattaatcgcATGAGGCTGGATAACCATTGTTGTGTTGGTCGCTATATTTCAGAAATGTATTATTGACTTGACTTATTTGGAATCCTGATTTCCAATTGTTACACTGAGTTTTGTATGGCGGTACTGGATACAGCAATGTACTCTCCCAAGGTAGGCAATCATCATGATCCGTATCAAGGATAGCTTAGCTTGGGTGTTTATTTGCTTGCCATGCACCTTTATTCATGTATCTACTGTTACAGAGTGTACCTAACACACTGAAATGCTGGCAGTATTGTTGAGCCCGTTGCACGTATATGTAATACACCTTCAACGGCTTCTTCCTTTAGCTCTCTCAGCCCTTTCTGTGGTTCAGTTTCATGACTCCAGAATGACTATTTTCTTGTTAccaattgtataattaatcgTGAGATTGCAGCAGCACTAAGACATGGTCCAGTGAAGGTGAAAAACTTAAGTAGACCTAGAGCATCATTTTCACCATTACTAGTCAGACTATTAAGGtgaaaaatttaagtaaacCCTGAGGCACCATTTTCACCATTATTAGTCAGTGTATCAACAATGTCTCGATACAAATTCGTTTCTGCATTTTGTTGTTCTGAACTATGATGATCCAATCTCGACTATTAATAGCATATTATTTCTGAGTCAGAACATGCAACAAACAAAGGAAGATCACCATTGTTGTATATTTGCAAGTTGTCACAGTAATACCTCCAGAGGGGGATACACAtaatcttcttttgttttgaagCAACATTGTGAAGTAGGATCATATAAAGTGAAATTAGCAAAGAGGCAATGACGCATGCAATTGGATTTATGATCGatataagataaataataatcaaggataattagaaaataaaattaaatgggtCTTTGAGTGTGTTCGGGTTTGGGTTTAATTTGTGTCAAATCACCTCGGACCCAAAcgtataattattcaattaattaatttattttttattgaccCACTCCACTTGTTCAAAAATCATGATTTATATGTATGGATGTATTTGTATTCGAATGCTTAATATcctattttgtttatttttcacacattatataatgaatattaGCGGTTATGACTATTAgatttaaaacaataattataaaaattacatgaattgATTCATTAGCAAGTAGTAATACTGCAAAATTCCTTTATCATTCATGTAAAAAATGTCACGTgatctaatttaaaatatatatattatcataaaattaaaaaataaatataattgggCTTGAGACGAGGTAACAATAGGG includes the following:
- the LOC105170391 gene encoding NADH dehydrogenase [ubiquinone] 1 alpha subcomplex subunit 2 encodes the protein MAWRGQLSRNLKELRILLSPNSPSSSSTRAFIENNYKDLKTKNPKLPILIREATGIEPQLWARYDMGIERGIRLEGLNEQQISKALEDLAKGGAS
- the LOC105170392 gene encoding glycine-rich RNA-binding protein 4, mitochondrial isoform X2 codes for the protein MQMHALNRVYSAFKSPPHRWLTWRQSCSGLFVGGLSYDTNESVLKGAFEEYGEVIEVKVICDRVSGKSRGYGFVHYSSEMAANKALKEMDGRLLDGRNIHIHYAYRRERQGSQGKATSGNEK
- the LOC105170392 gene encoding glycine-rich RNA-binding protein 4, mitochondrial isoform X1; this encodes MQMHALNRVYSAFKSPPHRWLTWRQSCSGLFVGGLSYDTNESVLKGAFEEYGEVIEAVKVICDRVSGKSRGYGFVHYSSEMAANKALKEMDGRLLDGRNIHIHYAYRRERQGSQGKATSGNEK
- the LOC105170393 gene encoding histone H2A-like, with the protein product MDAAGKVKKGAGGRKGGGPKKKPVSRSVRAGLQFPVGRIGRYLKKGRYAQRVGTGAPVYMAAVLEYLAAEVLELAGNAARDNKKNRIIPRHVLLAVRNDEELGKLLQGVTIAHGGVLPNINPVLLPKKTGGDKATKEPKSPSKAGKSPKAAAS